The window CTCCGGCCACCCCCGCGCCGGAGCCCTCCATGATCGACCTCGTCATCGAAGCCCGCCGCCACGACATCGGCAATTTCGAGGTCGGGCGCATCCTGCCCTTCCATGCCCATCGCATGGTCGGCCCGTTCACCTTCCTCGACCACATGGGACCCGCCGAATTCGCGCCGGGCTTTCCCAAGAGCGCCGACGTGCGGCCTCACCCCCATATCGGCCTGTCGACCCTGACCTATCTGTTCCAGGGTGAGATTACCCACCGCGACAGCGTCGGGTCGCTGGCCGAAATCCGGCCAGGCGAGGTCAACTGGATGACCGCCGGGTCAGGCATCACCCATTCCGAACGCTTCGAGACCCTGCGCCGCCAGGGCGGCCGCATGGACGGCATGCAGGCCTGGATCGCCCTCCCCCAGGAATTCGAAGAGGTCGCCCCCAGCTTCAGCCACCATGCGGGCGACACCGCCCTTCCCAATTATGAGAGCGGCGGCCTGAAGGCCCGGCTGATCGCCGGCGAGGCGTTCGGGGCCAAGACCGATGTACCGGTCTATTCGCCGCTGTTCTATGTGCACTGGGAACTGGCGGCCGGGACCACCGCGGGCCTACCCGCCGAGTATTCCGAGCGCGCAGCCTATGTCGCCAGCGGCCGGGTCGAGGTGGATGGTCGCGAGCTTTCAGCCCTGCAGATGGCCGTCTTCGCCCCCGGCGAGACGATCGTTTTCAAGGCCCTGGAGCCCTCGACCGTCATGTTGCTGGGCGGCGAGCCCGTCGGCCCGCGCTTCATGGAATGGAACTTCGTCTCGTCCTCAAAGGACCGGCTGGAACAGGCCAAGGCCGACTGGAAGGCCGGACGCATGAAGCTGCCCGACCTCGATCATGACGAGTTCATCCCCCTGCCCTGAGCGCCGTCGGCGACAGGACAGCAGGCGGAACAGGCCTAGGTCTGGGCGGACCTACCTGTAGCGCCGGTTCTCGCGGATCCCGAACCTCAGGAAATGCTTGCGGGCATCCACCCCCGCTGCGGCCACATCGGCATTGAGCGCCAGATAGCGCTTGGGATCGAAGTCAGCCGGGATCTTGCCCGGCACGAGGGCGGCCTGGTGCTGGGCGGCAGGCGGGGTAGGCTCCCGGCGAACGACCTCGGAGACTGGCCGGTCAATATAGATGTTGGGTGCCACCTGACCGGTCGACAGATCGATGATCTGGCGCAGGTCCAGATTGCCGACCAGCGGGTCCGAAAAGGCCGGCGTGTAATAGGTGCAGTCGTCGA of the Caulobacter henricii genome contains:
- a CDS encoding pirin family protein, producing the protein MIDLVIEARRHDIGNFEVGRILPFHAHRMVGPFTFLDHMGPAEFAPGFPKSADVRPHPHIGLSTLTYLFQGEITHRDSVGSLAEIRPGEVNWMTAGSGITHSERFETLRRQGGRMDGMQAWIALPQEFEEVAPSFSHHAGDTALPNYESGGLKARLIAGEAFGAKTDVPVYSPLFYVHWELAAGTTAGLPAEYSERAAYVASGRVEVDGRELSALQMAVFAPGETIVFKALEPSTVMLLGGEPVGPRFMEWNFVSSSKDRLEQAKADWKAGRMKLPDLDHDEFIPLP